The genomic window CGACCACGCGCGTGGTGTGCAGGCCGTAGTCGCCGGCCGTTCCGGGCATGAACTGCCACCAGCCGACCGCGCCGGCGCCGCTGCGGGCGCGGGGCTCGACGCCACTCTCGATCACCATGACGAACTTCAGGTCGTCGGGCAGTCCACGCTCGGCGAGCTCGCGTTCGATCACGGGGAACGCGTCGCGCGAGCGACGGTGCCACTTCAGCACCCAGTGCCGGTTCACGAGGAAGCGGTACCACTCCTCCTCGAAGCGACGGTGCACCTCGGGGATCTCGAACGGCAGTCGCTCGCCGCAGAAGGTCACGGTCTCGGGGACGTCGAAGAGACGCAGCGGCATGCCTTCGGCGGGGACCTCGCCGGTGACCTCGATGCGGTCGACGCGATCGCTCAGGCGGCGGTAGTGCTCCAGACTCTCGCGCAGACGACGGTTGTCGCGCTCGAGCCGATCGAGCCTCTGCGACAGCGCGCGGAACTCCGAGCTCGTGTCGCCGGCGATCAGCGGTTGGTTCCCCGCGCGGGGAATCCCGATGAACAGGACGGCGAGGATGAGACTCCAGGTGGCGACGTGGGCGAACCAGCGTGGCACGGTGTCGATTCCGTTTCGCGAGAGGACCGGGGTCGCGTGGACCCGAGCAATTATAACGGAGACGCGGGGGCGCCGAGCAAGAGCGGCCGCAAGGAAATCGAAACATCGGAGCGGTGGACCGTGATGCTTCACGATCTCTTGACACCTCCGGGACCGTGACGAGGAAGCCGTGGCCACGACGGACCCCTTCTCGAACACCTTGTACGGCAAGCGGTGGCATCGAGAACCGCCGTCCCCCACCGTCGCATCCAACGACCCGGCTCCGACGAAAACGGTCGCGCACCCCGTGATCCCGCCCTGTCCCGGGTTCACGTTCACGCCAATCCGGAGAGAATCCATTGAAGAACAGTCTGATCGTCTTCCTGGTCCTGGGCCTGTTCGCCTTCGCGGGCTGCAGTGACGACTCGAACGTCGAGCCGATGGGCCCGGCGAACGACGCACCGACGGGCGAGGAGCAGTTCCCGGTCAACGAGGACATGCCCGGAGTCGAGACCGAGTTCGCCCTGCAGCGGACCGCCTCGGGCGACATCGTCGACACCGCCGTCGCCGCGGGCTTCGAGACCCTGGTCGCGGCCGTGCAGGCCGCCGAGCTCGAGGGCGCGCTCCGTAGCGACGGCCCCTTCACCGTGTTCGCCCCGACCGACGAGGCCTTCGCCGACCTTCCGGCCGGTCTGCTCGACGCACTGCTGCTCCCGGAGAACCAGGACAAGCTCCAGCAGATTCTGCTCTACCACGTGCTCGAGGGACAGGTGAACAGCGGCGACCTGCGCTTCTTCCAGCGGGTCGAGACCCTCGAGGGCAGTGACGTGGAGATCCTGCGCTTCTTCCGCCTGATCCTGGTCAACGGGGTCTGGGTCCAGCTCGCCGACGTGCAGGCCACCAACGGTGTGATCCACGTGATCGACGAGGTCCTCATTCCCGAGGGCTTCACGCTCGAGGATCCAGCCGAGCCGACCGACGACCTGGTCGACACCGCCGTCGATGCCGGGTTGAGCACGCTGGTCACCGCCGTGCAGGCGGCCGGTCTCGAGGAGACCCTGCGCAGCGAGGGTCCGTTCACGGTCTTCGCGCCGAGCAACGACGCCTTCGACCGTCTGCCCGACGGCCTGGTGGCCGAGCTGCTCGAGCCCGAGAACGTGGAGTTCCTGCAGGACCTGCTCCTGTACCACGTCGTGAGCGGCGCCGAGGTCCTGAGCACCGACCTGAACCGCTTCCAGCGCGTGGAGATGGCGCAGGGCGACAAGACCTTCGTCTTCAAGAGCCGTTTCGGGATCTTCGTGAACTTCTCGAGAGTCGTGGCGGCCGACGTGCTGGCCAGCAACGGTGTGGCCCACGTGATCAATCGCGTGCTCATCCCGCCGCACTTCTACGGCTACTTCGAGAGTCTGCCCGACCAGGTTCCCGAGATGAACATGCAGGTCCAGGAGCAGCTCGCGGGCGTGAACTGACGCCCACCGCAGTAGCCGGACACACGAAGGCGGGCGATCTCCGGATCGCCCGCCTTCTTCATGGGTGCCGTTCGCTTCAGTCCGACGCGCGCAACATCTTCATGATCTGCCCCCACCCCGGCGCCTTGCCGAAGTGCAGGATCGACAGACGGAAGAGCTTGGCCGCCAGCTGGAGCGAGCCCAGCACCGTCAGCAGCAACAGCACGACCGACAGGACCACCTGCCACAGCGCCGGATCCCCGATCACGATGCGGATGAACATGAGGATCGGCGTGAACAGTGGGATCAGGCTGAGCACCAGCGAGGTTCCGCTGTCCGGCGCCTGGATCGCCACCTGGAGGAGCAGCACCGGCAGCACGATCAGCATGGTGATCGGACCCTGGTACTGCTGGGCATCCTGCATGCTCGAGCACAGGGCCCCCACCCCCGCGTAGAGCGAGCTGTACAGCAGGAAGCCGAGCACGAAGAACACGCCGAACCAGATCCAGAGATCCACGCCGATCAACCCGATCTGGATGTCGAGGCCGGCCACCTGACCACCGAGGTTCGAGAACAAGCCACCGATCACCACCCAGATCACGAACTGGGTGAAGCCCACGAGGCCCTGTCCCAGCAGCTTGCCCATCATCAGCTGACCGGGCGTCACACTCGCGAGCATGACCTCGACCACGCGGGTCGACTTGTCCTCGATCACGGCCTGCATGGTGAACTGGCCGTAGAAGATCATCATGAAGTACAGGAGCATGATCATGGCCACGCCGACGAGCAGACGGCTCTGCATGCTCACGTCGTCCTCGGCGCCGACGCTGCGTTTCTCGAGGTTGGCCCCGCGCAGCACTTCGGCCAACTCCGCCGATCCGATCCCCAGCTCCCGCATGCGCTCCTGTTGGACGGCCTGGTCGAGGAAGTTCTCGAGGACCTCGACCCCGATCACGCCACTCAGGCTCTCGCCGTAGTACACGGCGCGGCCGGACTCGAGGAAGTCCTCGGCCAAGACCACGTAGCCGTCGAGCTCGTCGCTGCCGACCTCGGCGTCGAGGTCCGTGCGCAACTGCTCGAGTTCGCCCTCGGACTCGACCCGTGCGAACTCCGCCTGCAGGGGGAAACCGTCCCCCTGCGCCTGCGCGGCGGCGTCGAGCATCGACTGCAGTCGCTCGCCGGCCTGGCCGTCGCCCGGATCGACGATGACGATCGACTGGCTCTCGGGCCCGGTGCGCTCGGCCAGCAGCGCCGGCCCGAACATCATCGCCGCGATCAACACCGGCCCGAGCGCGGTGCCCAGGGCGAACGATCGCGTCCGGACCCGCTCGAGGTACTCCTTGCGGACCACGATCCACAGCTTGCCACTCACGCCGACACCCCCTGTGCGCTGTCCATCTCGTGTTCCTCGAGCTGCAGGCCCTCGCGCTCGACCTCGCGGACGAAGATGTCGGTGAGAGGTGGCCGGACCGCCGAGAAGTGGTCGACCTCACCGCGCCCGGTCAGCTCGCGCAACAGCTCCTGGTGTGGCAGCCCGTCGCGCATCTGCACGCGCCAGCGCGTACCCTGCTCGAACACCTTCTCCACTGAGTCGAGCGACTCGAGCGTCGCGGTGTCGAAGGACCCGGCCACCTCGATCGTGTCGACCGGATAGCGCTCCTGGATCTCGTCGAGCCCACCGTCGAGCAGCTTCTTGCCGCGGTGGATCAGCACGATGTGGTCGCAGATCTTCTCGGCCTGCTCGAGCACGTGCGTGCTGAAAAGCACCGTACGCCCGGCTTGGCGCTGCTCCTGGATGATGTCGGTGAGCAGGCGCGTGTTGATCGGATCGAGTCCGCTGAAGGGCTCGTCGAGGATGATCAGGTCGGGCTCGGGCAGCACGCAGGCGATGAACTGCACCTTCTGCTGCATGCCCTTGCTCAATTCGTCGACCTTCGCCTCGGCGCGATCGGCCAGGTCGAAGCGCTCGAGCCAGGCGTCGGCCTTGGCCGCGGCCTCGGCGGCGGCCATGCCCTTGAGCCGCGCCAGGTACACGATGTGGTCGTGCACCTTCATCTTGCGGTACAGCCCGCGCTCCTCGGGCAGGTAGGCCACGCGATCGGTGGCCGCGCGGTCGAGCGGACGTCCGGCGAGCAGGATCTCGCCCGCGTCGCGCACGTAGATGTTCATGATCATCCGGATGGTCGTGCTCTTGCCGGCGCCGTTCGGGCCGAGCACGCCGTAGATCGATCCCGGGGGCACGCTCAGGTCCAGACCTTCGACGGCCACGAAGTCGCCGTAGGTCTTGCGTACCCCGCGGAGCTCGAGGATGGGCGCCATGGGGTCTCCTCGGGTGGCGGGTGGTCGAAAGAAGTCAGACTACGCCAGCAGGACCGCGATGTTGCAACGAGGAATCGTGATGCCGACCCGAGGGCACATCGAACGGGCCCCGCCGGCACGGCGGAGCCCGTCACGGACGGCGGGGCGGGCGGGGGTCAGTCCTGACCGACGATCCCGGCCTTCAGGGCCCCGAAGCTGGACTCCTCGGTGTCGACCGGGGACTCGTTGATGACGAGGCCGCCCGAGGAGGCGAAGGCGCGCACGCAGCCGGTGGGGCCGGTCGGCGTGAAGCACTCGTTGCCCACGGCGTTCTCCTCGGCCCAGGTCATCGCGTCGGGGATCGAGGGGTCGGGGACCGGCGCGAGGGTCACTGGCGCTTCCTGGATCAGTCCCACGGTGACCAGTGAGATCGTGGCCAGCAGCAGGGGCGAGCTCTCGGCGAGCAGCACCTGCGTGGTCCCCACGATGAAATCCGGCGGGGATCCGACGTTCAGCGCACCGGCGGGGTTCAGGGCGACGCCGACGCTGAACACGTCGGCCGGCAGCTGCAGGCTCGCCTCCCAGGCGAACAGGCCGTTGAATTCGTTCTCCGACGGAACGCCGATCTCGGAGTAGTCGATGTCGGCGATGATGTACACGGTCGCGCTCCCTCCGGCCTCCACCTGGAGCGAGGGAACGTAGCTGGTCGGCGACGCGCTGGCGTAGATGGCGCCCAGGGACTGTCCGACGGTCTCGGAGTCACCCTGGGCAACCGCCGGCGAAGCGGAGACGGCGAGGAGCAGGAAGGCAGGGAACAGGAACGCGAGTTGTCGCAACGGCATGGAGTCTGACCTCGTGAGACGAGCGGGCTGGGAATCGACGGCGCGGAATCCGGTGTTCCGGCGCTCCGGTCGACTGGATTATCCCCGGAATCGCCCGGCTGCGTCAAATCGACCTCTGGCCGAACCCCGGACCCG from Candidatus Krumholzibacteriia bacterium includes these protein-coding regions:
- a CDS encoding fasciclin domain-containing protein, whose translation is MKNSLIVFLVLGLFAFAGCSDDSNVEPMGPANDAPTGEEQFPVNEDMPGVETEFALQRTASGDIVDTAVAAGFETLVAAVQAAELEGALRSDGPFTVFAPTDEAFADLPAGLLDALLLPENQDKLQQILLYHVLEGQVNSGDLRFFQRVETLEGSDVEILRFFRLILVNGVWVQLADVQATNGVIHVIDEVLIPEGFTLEDPAEPTDDLVDTAVDAGLSTLVTAVQAAGLEETLRSEGPFTVFAPSNDAFDRLPDGLVAELLEPENVEFLQDLLLYHVVSGAEVLSTDLNRFQRVEMAQGDKTFVFKSRFGIFVNFSRVVAADVLASNGVAHVINRVLIPPHFYGYFESLPDQVPEMNMQVQEQLAGVN
- a CDS encoding transglycosylase SLT domain-containing protein, producing MPRWFAHVATWSLILAVLFIGIPRAGNQPLIAGDTSSEFRALSQRLDRLERDNRRLRESLEHYRRLSDRVDRIEVTGEVPAEGMPLRLFDVPETVTFCGERLPFEIPEVHRRFEEEWYRFLVNRHWVLKWHRRSRDAFPVIERELAERGLPDDLKFVMVIESGVEPRARSGAGAVGWWQFMPGTAGDYGLHTTRVV
- a CDS encoding ATP-binding cassette domain-containing protein, yielding MAPILELRGVRKTYGDFVAVEGLDLSVPPGSIYGVLGPNGAGKSTTIRMIMNIYVRDAGEILLAGRPLDRAATDRVAYLPEERGLYRKMKVHDHIVYLARLKGMAAAEAAAKADAWLERFDLADRAEAKVDELSKGMQQKVQFIACVLPEPDLIILDEPFSGLDPINTRLLTDIIQEQRQAGRTVLFSTHVLEQAEKICDHIVLIHRGKKLLDGGLDEIQERYPVDTIEVAGSFDTATLESLDSVEKVFEQGTRWRVQMRDGLPHQELLRELTGRGEVDHFSAVRPPLTDIFVREVEREGLQLEEHEMDSAQGVSA
- a CDS encoding ABC transporter permease, with protein sequence MSGKLWIVVRKEYLERVRTRSFALGTALGPVLIAAMMFGPALLAERTGPESQSIVIVDPGDGQAGERLQSMLDAAAQAQGDGFPLQAEFARVESEGELEQLRTDLDAEVGSDELDGYVVLAEDFLESGRAVYYGESLSGVIGVEVLENFLDQAVQQERMRELGIGSAELAEVLRGANLEKRSVGAEDDVSMQSRLLVGVAMIMLLYFMMIFYGQFTMQAVIEDKSTRVVEVMLASVTPGQLMMGKLLGQGLVGFTQFVIWVVIGGLFSNLGGQVAGLDIQIGLIGVDLWIWFGVFFVLGFLLYSSLYAGVGALCSSMQDAQQYQGPITMLIVLPVLLLQVAIQAPDSGTSLVLSLIPLFTPILMFIRIVIGDPALWQVVLSVVLLLLTVLGSLQLAAKLFRLSILHFGKAPGWGQIMKMLRASD